From Streptomyces durmitorensis, a single genomic window includes:
- a CDS encoding non-ribosomal peptide synthetase: MGAEARSTDTADAYVSLHVRVERQAALTPSAVAVVDGAETCTYAELDSRAALLAHRLRELGAAPEAAIGVCLPRGIDLVVSLLAVWKSGAAYVPLDPEHPWERSAWVLKDTGADLVVVDDSLSAQVSGTGARPVAPTCAAGPDSPAGPASDVPGEQAAYILYTSGSTGRPKGVVVSHAGIANRVSWVVRRHGLGAADRVLQKTTLTFDAACWEVFAPLVSGGTVVLAPQGAEADAATLLRAVAAHEVTVLQVVPSMLRTLADEPGWADCTALRLLFSAGEPLHAELVQRVLAWRDMEVWNTYGPTECSIDITAHRFDPAQQHGSVPIGRPIPGMRVLVADSEGRPVSVGTRGELYAGGVGVARGYLGQPERTAESFVPDPFAADGSRLYRTGDLVRWSAEGTLEYLGRADGQAKVNGVRVEPGEVEAALVAHPDVRGAVVKAFTRDGTTRLVGYVQRRDARDGQRADADLRGFLRTRLPGSHVPAVVVELDAFPFTPNGKVDRLALPEPAPDAGQDVTAPRTEAERLVASVWQDLLGDDDIGVNSDFFRQGGTSLQVTRLANRLRSASGREVRFRELLKATTVEAQALLIEGYAEDADVLPKAPRPTGGSGGLQVSFGQRRLWFLDRMNPGSPEWVSVLPLRVPAEASDDAVRRALDALVARHEALRTRFAVVDGEPMQFVMEPAAQELTVVETDRDQLPQVLAAAAERGFDLETGPVLRALLARVPAPQGESVLSLAIHHIACDGWSSAILDREFHELLAAEMRGRPCRLAPPRRQYADYAAWQRNAEDNAAAEREIQHWASVLDGVEPLPLPTDRPRPPVRDGRGGIVAFTLPAPLTEALEELGRQHGATPYETLLTAFATLLARYTGQWDTPIGTPVAGRDREETEEIVGFFLNSLVIRCRPQAGLGFAQALDHVRDVFREALAHQTLPFERLVAALDAEGDLARTPLYQVAFDLHDEEHTGSAALDDFHSLEGVWSVAKTDLSLFMRRAADGSMIGGLEYATALFDRTTVERLAQHLVRVVETVTARPELPLGQLPLLSPQESDRLSEWSRNPGPRPHACSYEVFERRAAATPDAIAVTSDGTDITYRALDERANALAHRLRALGVGPEDVVGVLLDRGPELLAALLAVWKAGGAYLPLDLSYPAGRMKAVLADAGARVLVLDSRGRDRIGRPPGTRLLLTDAATEPAVTTAPDRTPDLDRLAYVIYTSGSTGRPKGVQVTHAGLANHLDWAAAELAGRGEGGAPVFSSIAFDLVVPNLWAPLMAGRTVTMLPQDLDLSTLGKQLTEAGPFAFVKMTPAHLEILSEQLSAEQVRALASVYVVAGEALPGRLVDRWAAPVINEYGPTEASVGTCVFPAPDQGNREIVPIGRPLPNMTMRVLDQHLQPVPVGVTGELYVGGAGVARGYVRQPEQTAAAFLPDPFGAPGDRMYRTGDLVRLLPGGDVDFLGRIDHQVKIRGHRIEITEIQLVLADHPQVREAVVTVRETGPGDRGLVAHYVAEGDTPPTHDDLVDHCADRLPPYMVPPAFMALQALPLNANGKVDRTALAALEPQGEPDVVAPHTVVQERIAEIWAGLLGRDVGVHANFFHTGGNSILAIRLVAGLQDAFEIELPMRAVFEGPTVAELATVVEELIRAEVEALSDDELIAQSQPSGE; this comes from the coding sequence ATGGGCGCTGAGGCCCGATCGACCGATACAGCCGACGCATACGTCTCCCTGCACGTACGAGTCGAGCGCCAGGCCGCGCTGACACCGTCGGCCGTGGCCGTGGTTGACGGGGCCGAGACATGCACCTACGCGGAACTCGATTCCCGCGCGGCGCTGTTGGCCCACCGGCTGCGCGAACTGGGAGCCGCGCCGGAGGCGGCGATCGGGGTCTGCCTGCCGCGAGGCATCGATCTCGTCGTGTCGCTGCTCGCCGTCTGGAAGTCCGGCGCGGCCTATGTGCCCCTCGACCCCGAGCACCCCTGGGAGCGGTCCGCGTGGGTGCTCAAGGACACCGGGGCGGACCTCGTCGTCGTGGACGACTCGCTGTCCGCCCAGGTGTCGGGCACCGGAGCGCGACCCGTCGCGCCCACCTGTGCGGCGGGCCCGGACTCCCCCGCCGGGCCCGCTTCGGACGTACCCGGCGAGCAGGCCGCGTACATCCTCTACACCTCGGGCTCCACGGGCCGTCCCAAGGGCGTGGTCGTCAGCCATGCCGGAATCGCCAACAGGGTCTCCTGGGTGGTGCGCCGGCACGGCCTCGGCGCGGCGGACCGGGTGCTGCAGAAGACGACGCTCACCTTCGACGCGGCCTGCTGGGAGGTGTTCGCCCCGCTGGTGTCCGGAGGAACGGTCGTCCTCGCGCCGCAGGGCGCGGAGGCCGACGCCGCCACGCTGCTGCGTGCGGTCGCCGCCCACGAGGTGACGGTGCTTCAGGTCGTGCCGTCCATGCTGCGCACCCTGGCGGACGAACCAGGCTGGGCGGACTGCACCGCACTGCGCCTCCTGTTCTCCGCCGGGGAACCCCTGCACGCGGAACTGGTCCAACGCGTCCTCGCCTGGCGGGACATGGAGGTCTGGAACACCTACGGCCCGACGGAGTGCTCGATCGACATCACGGCCCACCGGTTCGATCCCGCGCAACAGCACGGCTCCGTACCGATCGGCAGGCCCATCCCGGGCATGCGCGTACTCGTCGCGGACTCCGAGGGGCGCCCCGTCTCGGTCGGCACCCGAGGTGAGCTGTACGCGGGCGGTGTCGGGGTCGCCCGAGGCTATCTGGGGCAGCCGGAGCGCACGGCCGAGAGCTTCGTCCCCGATCCCTTCGCTGCCGACGGGTCCCGTCTCTACCGCACCGGCGACCTGGTCCGCTGGAGCGCCGAGGGAACCCTGGAGTATCTGGGCCGCGCCGACGGCCAGGCCAAGGTCAACGGGGTACGTGTCGAACCCGGCGAGGTGGAGGCCGCCCTGGTGGCGCACCCCGATGTGCGGGGAGCCGTCGTCAAGGCCTTCACCCGTGACGGCACCACCCGACTGGTGGGATACGTACAGCGCAGGGATGCCCGGGACGGACAGCGTGCCGACGCCGACCTGCGGGGCTTCCTGCGCACCCGACTGCCCGGCAGCCATGTGCCCGCCGTCGTCGTCGAGCTCGACGCGTTCCCGTTCACCCCTAACGGCAAGGTGGATCGCCTCGCCCTGCCCGAACCTGCTCCCGACGCCGGCCAGGACGTCACGGCCCCGCGCACCGAGGCCGAGCGTCTCGTGGCGAGCGTCTGGCAAGACCTGCTCGGCGACGACGACATCGGGGTGAACTCCGACTTCTTCCGGCAGGGCGGCACCTCGCTCCAGGTCACGCGGCTCGCCAATCGGCTGCGCTCGGCGTCCGGCAGGGAAGTCCGCTTCCGGGAACTGCTCAAGGCGACGACCGTCGAGGCCCAGGCCCTGCTCATCGAGGGGTATGCCGAGGACGCGGACGTGCTGCCCAAGGCCCCCCGCCCCACGGGCGGTTCGGGCGGGCTTCAGGTCTCCTTCGGACAGCGCCGCCTGTGGTTCCTCGACCGGATGAACCCCGGCAGCCCGGAATGGGTGTCCGTCCTGCCGCTGCGGGTCCCTGCCGAGGCGAGCGACGACGCGGTCCGACGCGCCCTGGACGCCCTGGTCGCCCGCCACGAGGCGCTGCGCACCCGGTTCGCCGTGGTGGACGGCGAGCCGATGCAGTTCGTGATGGAGCCCGCCGCACAGGAGCTGACGGTGGTCGAGACGGACCGGGACCAGCTCCCGCAGGTCCTCGCCGCCGCCGCCGAACGCGGCTTCGACCTGGAGACGGGACCCGTGCTGCGGGCCCTGCTGGCCAGGGTGCCCGCCCCGCAGGGTGAGTCCGTCCTCTCCCTGGCGATCCATCACATCGCCTGCGACGGCTGGTCGTCGGCGATCCTCGACCGCGAGTTCCATGAGCTCCTGGCCGCCGAAATGAGGGGCCGCCCCTGCCGCCTCGCACCGCCGCGGCGCCAGTACGCCGACTACGCCGCCTGGCAGCGGAACGCCGAGGACAACGCGGCCGCCGAACGCGAGATCCAGCACTGGGCGTCCGTCCTCGACGGCGTCGAACCCCTGCCGCTGCCCACCGACCGGCCCCGCCCGCCGGTGCGCGACGGGCGCGGCGGCATCGTCGCCTTCACCCTGCCCGCCCCCCTCACCGAGGCGCTCGAAGAGCTGGGCCGACAGCACGGCGCCACACCGTACGAGACCCTGCTGACCGCGTTCGCCACGCTGCTCGCCCGCTACACCGGCCAGTGGGACACCCCCATCGGCACACCGGTGGCCGGCCGGGACCGCGAGGAGACCGAGGAGATCGTCGGCTTCTTCCTGAACAGCCTCGTCATCCGCTGCCGCCCGCAGGCCGGCCTCGGCTTCGCCCAGGCCCTCGACCACGTACGAGACGTGTTCCGCGAGGCGCTCGCCCATCAGACGCTGCCCTTCGAACGCCTCGTCGCGGCACTCGACGCCGAGGGCGACCTCGCCCGCACACCGCTCTACCAGGTGGCCTTCGACCTGCACGACGAGGAGCACACCGGATCGGCGGCGCTCGACGACTTCCACTCCCTGGAAGGCGTCTGGAGCGTGGCCAAGACCGACCTCAGCCTCTTCATGCGGCGGGCCGCCGACGGAAGCATGATCGGCGGCCTCGAGTACGCCACCGCGCTGTTCGACCGTACGACCGTCGAACGGCTCGCCCAACACCTGGTCCGCGTCGTCGAAACCGTCACCGCCCGCCCCGAACTGCCCCTGGGGCAACTGCCCCTCCTCTCCCCGCAGGAGAGCGACCGACTCTCCGAATGGAGCCGCAACCCGGGCCCGCGGCCCCACGCGTGCTCCTACGAGGTGTTCGAGCGGAGGGCCGCCGCCACACCGGACGCGATCGCCGTGACCAGCGACGGCACCGACATCACGTACCGCGCACTCGACGAGCGCGCGAACGCCCTCGCGCACCGGCTGCGGGCACTCGGGGTGGGCCCCGAGGACGTCGTCGGCGTGCTCCTCGACCGCGGCCCCGAGCTGCTGGCGGCACTCCTCGCCGTGTGGAAGGCCGGCGGCGCCTACCTGCCGCTCGACCTGTCGTACCCCGCGGGACGCATGAAGGCCGTGCTCGCCGACGCGGGCGCCCGCGTCCTGGTGCTCGACTCGCGCGGCCGCGACCGGATCGGGCGACCGCCCGGCACGCGCCTGCTGCTCACCGACGCGGCCACCGAGCCCGCCGTGACCACCGCGCCCGACCGCACCCCCGACCTGGATCGCCTCGCCTACGTCATCTACACCTCCGGCTCCACAGGACGCCCCAAGGGGGTGCAGGTCACCCACGCCGGGCTGGCCAACCACCTCGACTGGGCCGCCGCGGAACTCGCGGGACGGGGCGAAGGCGGCGCGCCCGTCTTCTCGTCCATCGCCTTCGACCTGGTCGTACCGAACCTGTGGGCTCCCCTCATGGCCGGCCGGACCGTCACCATGCTGCCGCAGGACCTCGATCTCAGCACCTTGGGAAAGCAGTTGACGGAGGCCGGTCCCTTCGCCTTCGTCAAGATGACCCCGGCCCACCTGGAGATCCTCTCCGAGCAGCTCTCCGCCGAGCAGGTACGCGCCCTGGCGAGCGTGTACGTGGTGGCGGGCGAGGCCCTGCCCGGTCGGCTCGTCGACCGCTGGGCCGCACCGGTGATCAACGAGTACGGACCCACCGAGGCGTCCGTCGGCACCTGCGTCTTCCCGGCACCCGACCAGGGCAACCGGGAGATCGTGCCCATCGGACGCCCGCTGCCGAACATGACGATGCGGGTGCTCGACCAGCACCTTCAGCCGGTGCCCGTGGGCGTGACGGGGGAGCTGTACGTCGGCGGCGCCGGCGTGGCCCGCGGCTATGTGCGCCAGCCCGAACAGACCGCCGCAGCCTTCCTGCCCGACCCCTTCGGCGCGCCCGGCGACCGGATGTACCGCACCGGCGACCTCGTCCGGCTGCTGCCCGGCGGCGACGTCGACTTCCTCGGACGCATCGATCACCAGGTGAAGATCCGCGGTCACCGCATCGAGATCACGGAGATCCAGCTGGTCCTCGCCGACCACCCGCAGGTGCGCGAGGCGGTCGTCACGGTCCGGGAGACCGGTCCCGGTGACCGCGGCCTTGTCGCCCACTACGTGGCCGAGGGCGACACACCCCCCACCCACGACGACCTCGTCGACCACTGCGCGGACCGCCTGCCCCCCTACA
- a CDS encoding MbtH family protein: MPEEQTEGPVYCVVLNDEEQYSIWWADRELPAGWRTDGTKGSREECLGHIGEIWTDMRPLSLRRRMEQEAAK; encoded by the coding sequence ATGCCCGAAGAGCAGACCGAAGGACCCGTTTACTGCGTTGTCCTGAACGACGAGGAGCAGTACTCGATCTGGTGGGCCGACCGAGAGCTGCCGGCCGGCTGGCGCACGGACGGTACCAAGGGATCCCGCGAGGAATGCCTGGGGCACATCGGCGAGATCTGGACCGACATGCGACCGCTCAGTCTGCGCAGACGCATGGAGCAAGAAGCGGCGAAGTAG
- a CDS encoding TauD/TfdA family dioxygenase — protein sequence MHQIQLPEFAAPDTSAALESVVIHDITAEERAEIAALAGTLTGTRHPLIDTPEWPSAAMDASALLPRTLLRALRAFRHDPGPQGALLLRGLPVTDGEQLPPTPGVPNSVERVPTTAAAVIASVMLQLGEVIAFRNEKDGHLVQNVVPVPGHEISQSNAGSVLLELHIENAFHDNRPDYVGLLSLREDPTGDARLCTSSIRQALPLLDASVIQVLAEPRFRTDPPPSFGAQEGAPSMHPILQGDLADPNAVVDFAATHPQDDAAKFAMAALRDAFVATMSAHRLQVGDLAVVDNRVTVHGRTSFTPRYDGNDRWMERVYAHLDNRRSRADRPGGGRVLG from the coding sequence ATGCATCAGATCCAGCTGCCTGAATTTGCCGCGCCGGACACGAGCGCCGCCCTGGAATCGGTGGTGATTCATGACATCACCGCGGAGGAACGGGCCGAGATCGCCGCACTGGCCGGGACACTCACCGGCACCCGCCACCCGCTCATCGACACCCCGGAATGGCCGTCGGCCGCGATGGACGCCTCCGCGCTGCTCCCCCGTACGCTGCTGCGCGCCCTGCGAGCGTTCCGGCACGACCCGGGCCCCCAAGGCGCCCTGCTGCTCCGCGGTCTGCCGGTGACGGACGGCGAACAGCTCCCGCCGACTCCCGGAGTTCCGAATTCGGTGGAGCGGGTGCCCACGACCGCCGCCGCCGTCATCGCATCGGTAATGCTGCAGTTGGGCGAGGTCATCGCGTTCCGCAACGAGAAGGACGGTCATCTCGTACAGAACGTGGTGCCGGTTCCGGGTCATGAAATATCGCAGAGCAATGCCGGATCCGTGCTGCTCGAACTGCACATCGAGAACGCCTTTCACGACAACCGCCCCGACTACGTGGGCCTGTTGTCCCTGCGGGAGGACCCGACCGGCGACGCGAGGCTGTGCACGTCGTCGATCCGCCAGGCGCTGCCGCTCCTCGATGCGAGCGTGATCCAGGTGCTCGCCGAGCCGCGGTTCAGGACCGACCCTCCGCCGTCCTTCGGCGCGCAGGAGGGCGCCCCCTCGATGCACCCGATTCTTCAGGGGGACCTGGCCGACCCCAATGCCGTGGTCGACTTCGCCGCCACGCATCCGCAGGACGACGCGGCCAAGTTCGCGATGGCCGCGCTGCGCGACGCGTTCGTCGCGACGATGTCGGCGCACCGTCTTCAGGTGGGTGACCTGGCGGTGGTGGACAACCGCGTGACGGTGCACGGACGGACCTCCTTCACCCCGCGGTACGACGGAAACGATCGCTGGATGGAGCGGGTGTACGCGCATCTGGACAACCGGCGCAGCCGCGCGGACCGGCCGGGCGGCGGCCGCGTGCTCGGCTGA
- the sbnA gene encoding 2,3-diaminopropionate biosynthesis protein SbnA: protein MKGKVHAGILDAIGDTPLFEFERIFSDAPFRVLAKMESFNPGGSIKDRTALNMLLHKIRNGELDPARSVVVESSSGNLGVGLAQICRYFGLRFVCVVDGRTTARNIAVLRALQCEVEIVEQPDAVTGEYLPARLARVRELLTTIPDAYWPNQYGNLRNPGAHQQTMREIAQALDEKVDYLFCAVGTFGTLRGCAEYVREQGLGTTIVGVDAVGSVIFGGPPAPRLIPGHGASVRPELLDTALVDAVVHITDLESVAACRRIVAKEAVLAGGSSGAVLAALDKMSDSIEPGSNCVLIFPDGGDRYLDTVYSDAWVTANFGEVTHLWK from the coding sequence GTGAAAGGGAAGGTTCACGCGGGGATTCTTGACGCAATCGGGGATACCCCACTCTTTGAATTCGAGAGAATCTTCTCAGATGCACCCTTCCGGGTCCTCGCGAAGATGGAGAGCTTCAACCCCGGTGGCAGCATCAAGGACAGAACCGCACTTAACATGCTGCTGCACAAAATCCGTAATGGAGAGCTCGACCCTGCGCGTTCGGTGGTCGTGGAATCGAGTTCGGGAAATCTGGGTGTGGGTCTTGCCCAGATCTGCCGGTACTTCGGACTGCGTTTCGTCTGTGTCGTCGACGGCCGCACCACGGCCCGCAACATCGCGGTGCTGCGCGCACTCCAGTGCGAGGTCGAGATCGTCGAGCAGCCCGATGCGGTCACCGGCGAGTACCTGCCGGCCCGCCTTGCGCGAGTCCGTGAGCTGCTCACGACCATCCCGGACGCCTACTGGCCCAACCAGTACGGCAACCTGCGCAATCCGGGCGCTCACCAGCAGACCATGCGGGAGATCGCCCAGGCCCTCGATGAGAAGGTCGACTATCTCTTCTGCGCCGTCGGGACGTTCGGCACCCTCCGTGGCTGTGCCGAGTACGTTCGTGAGCAGGGCCTGGGGACGACCATCGTGGGCGTGGACGCCGTCGGCAGCGTCATTTTCGGAGGTCCGCCCGCGCCGCGTCTCATACCCGGTCATGGCGCTTCGGTGCGTCCGGAACTCCTCGACACCGCATTGGTGGACGCGGTGGTCCATATCACCGACCTGGAATCCGTGGCGGCCTGTCGCCGGATCGTCGCCAAAGAGGCGGTTCTCGCCGGCGGCTCCTCCGGTGCCGTACTGGCGGCACTGGACAAGATGAGCGACTCCATCGAGCCCGGATCGAACTGTGTGCTGATTTTCCCGGACGGTGGCGACAGATATCTCGACACCGTCTACTCCGACGCCTGGGTCACGGCGAATTTCGGTGAAGTGACACACCTGTGGAAATAG